Proteins encoded in a region of the Thunnus maccoyii chromosome 4, fThuMac1.1, whole genome shotgun sequence genome:
- the aaas gene encoding aladin isoform X1, which produces MCSLALFPPPLSSGQTTLCESNNQLLSGTNTEDRLKQDSSPLSLYFPRESLKLHSRTESSSKAAFLDHSETLWMRSAAAWRDGGFTGLLDEITNSHEEVPKWLSMSSGCILALLRRVSSFHGSLFPHLTLSSENMIAEFSQVLNWSDCVVRAFAWHPHTDKFAVALLDDSIKIYNPKSATTPTLKHRLQRSVAAVQWKPLCASALAVACQNCLLIWHVDPCSLSTRPSSGCAQVLSHPGHSPVTSIAWSPSGSLLVSASPVDTAMMVWDVAAESCVPLQRVGGGGVTFVSWSPNGSHVLASTPSALFRVWETRMWTCERWPCVKGRCQSGCWSPDGSRLLFTVQGEAVIYGLTFTDTPAGVPTCTSKGPQAAAVVADLSETTFNTPDGDIIVGGEIQSLAWDPRGERLAVLLKGDPQAAARPAMIAVFKTRTKPIFELLPCGFVQGEPGSEPRLMQFHPNFQHGALLTVCWSTGKITHVPFYFLSAGVPHLGLDGSPSLQRPQERPADFANQSLFTEFMS; this is translated from the exons ATGTGCTCTCTGGCGCTGTTCCCCCCTCCTCTATCCTCCGGACAGACCACCCTGTGTGAGTCCAACAACCAGCTGCTGTCAGGAACCAACACCGAGGACCGACTGAAACAG gATTCAAGTCCTCTGAGTCTGTATTTCCCCCGAGAGTCCCTGAAGCTTCACAGTCgcacagagagcagcagcaagGCAGCTTTCCTGGACCACTCTGAAACACTGTGGATGAGGAGTGCAGCAGCATG GCGGGATGGTGGTTTCACAGGGCTACTCGATGAAATTACCAACTCGCATGAAGAAG TTCCTAAATGGTTGTCAATGAGTTCTGGTTGCATCCTGGCATTACTCCGAAGGGTTTCTTCCTTTCATGGCTCCCTGTTTCCTCATCTCACA TTGAGTAGTGAGAACATGATTGCTGAATTTTCACAAGTGCTGAACTG GTCTGACTGCGTGGTGCGAGCCTTTGCCTGGCATCCTCATACAGATAAATTTGCTGTGGCGCTACTGGACGACTCCATTAAAATCTACAACCCCAAAAG CGCCACAACGCCCACGCTGAAGCACCGTCTACAGAGGAGTGTCGCAGCAGTACAGTGGAAGCCGCTGTGTGCGTCCGCTCTGGCTGTCGCTTGTCAGAACTGTTTGCTGATCTGGCATGTGGACCCTTGCTCACTGTCAACCAG GCCTTCATCTGGTTGTGCACAAGTTCTGTCTCATCCCGGTCACTCTCCGGTCACTTCCATCGCCTGGTCGCCAAGCGGATCCCTCCTGGTGTCGGCCTCGCCTGTGGACACAGCAATGATG GTATGGGATGTAGCCGCTGAAAGCTGCGTGCCGCTTCAGCGCGTTGGAGGTGGAGGGGTCACCTTCGTGTCCTGGTCCCCTAATGGCAGCCACGTTCTGGCTTCTACGCCGTCGGCCCTGTTCAG ggtTTGGGAGACCAGGATGTGGACCTGTGAGCGTTGGCCATGCGTGAAAGGGCGCTGTCAG TCTGGCTGTTGGAGTCCGGACGGGAGTCGACttctcttcactgtgcaggGAGAGGCCGTCATCTACGGTCTGACCTTCACTGACACACCAG CAGGCGTACCTACATGCACATCAAAAGGGCCacaggcagcagcagtggtggctGACCTATCAGAGACAACCTTTAACACACCAGATGGAGACATCAT TGTTGGTGGAGAGATCCAGTCTTTAGCCTGGGACCCGAGAGGAGAGAGGCTTGCAGTGCTTCTTAAAG GCGATCCACAAGCAGCAGCCCGACCTGCAATGATAGCCGTGTTCAAGACAAGAACAAAGCCCATTTTTGAGCTTTTGCCATG TGGTTTTGTTCAAGGGGAGCCTGGCTCAGAGCCAAGACTGATGCAGTTCCATCCAAACTTCCAGCACGGAGCTCTGCTCACTGTG TGTTGGTCCACTGGAAAAATTACCCATGTGCCTTTCTACTTCCTGAGCGCCGGCGTCCCCCATTTAGGCCTTGATGGCAGTCCATCACTGCAGCGCCCTCAAGAAAGACCTGCTGACTTTGCCAATCAGTCGCTCTTCACAGAGTTTATGTCTTGA
- the aaas gene encoding aladin isoform X2 produces the protein MCSLALFPPPLSSGQTTLCESNNQLLSGTNTEDRLKQDSSPLSLYFPRESLKLHSRTESSSKAAFLDHSETLWMRSAAAWRDGGFTGLLDEITNSHEEVPKWLSMSSGCILALLRRVSSFHGSLFPHLTLSSENMIAEFSQVLNWSDCVVRAFAWHPHTDKFAVALLDDSIKIYNPKSATTPTLKHRLQRSVAAVQWKPLCASALAVACQNCLLIWHVDPCSLSTRPSSGCAQVLSHPGHSPVTSIAWSPSGSLLVSASPVDTAMMVWDVAAESCVPLQRVGGGGVTFVSWSPNGSHVLASTPSALFRVWETRMWTCERWPCVKGRCQSGCWSPDGSRLLFTVQGEAVIYGLTFTDTPGVPTCTSKGPQAAAVVADLSETTFNTPDGDIIVGGEIQSLAWDPRGERLAVLLKGDPQAAARPAMIAVFKTRTKPIFELLPCGFVQGEPGSEPRLMQFHPNFQHGALLTVCWSTGKITHVPFYFLSAGVPHLGLDGSPSLQRPQERPADFANQSLFTEFMS, from the exons ATGTGCTCTCTGGCGCTGTTCCCCCCTCCTCTATCCTCCGGACAGACCACCCTGTGTGAGTCCAACAACCAGCTGCTGTCAGGAACCAACACCGAGGACCGACTGAAACAG gATTCAAGTCCTCTGAGTCTGTATTTCCCCCGAGAGTCCCTGAAGCTTCACAGTCgcacagagagcagcagcaagGCAGCTTTCCTGGACCACTCTGAAACACTGTGGATGAGGAGTGCAGCAGCATG GCGGGATGGTGGTTTCACAGGGCTACTCGATGAAATTACCAACTCGCATGAAGAAG TTCCTAAATGGTTGTCAATGAGTTCTGGTTGCATCCTGGCATTACTCCGAAGGGTTTCTTCCTTTCATGGCTCCCTGTTTCCTCATCTCACA TTGAGTAGTGAGAACATGATTGCTGAATTTTCACAAGTGCTGAACTG GTCTGACTGCGTGGTGCGAGCCTTTGCCTGGCATCCTCATACAGATAAATTTGCTGTGGCGCTACTGGACGACTCCATTAAAATCTACAACCCCAAAAG CGCCACAACGCCCACGCTGAAGCACCGTCTACAGAGGAGTGTCGCAGCAGTACAGTGGAAGCCGCTGTGTGCGTCCGCTCTGGCTGTCGCTTGTCAGAACTGTTTGCTGATCTGGCATGTGGACCCTTGCTCACTGTCAACCAG GCCTTCATCTGGTTGTGCACAAGTTCTGTCTCATCCCGGTCACTCTCCGGTCACTTCCATCGCCTGGTCGCCAAGCGGATCCCTCCTGGTGTCGGCCTCGCCTGTGGACACAGCAATGATG GTATGGGATGTAGCCGCTGAAAGCTGCGTGCCGCTTCAGCGCGTTGGAGGTGGAGGGGTCACCTTCGTGTCCTGGTCCCCTAATGGCAGCCACGTTCTGGCTTCTACGCCGTCGGCCCTGTTCAG ggtTTGGGAGACCAGGATGTGGACCTGTGAGCGTTGGCCATGCGTGAAAGGGCGCTGTCAG TCTGGCTGTTGGAGTCCGGACGGGAGTCGACttctcttcactgtgcaggGAGAGGCCGTCATCTACGGTCTGACCTTCACTGACACACCAG GCGTACCTACATGCACATCAAAAGGGCCacaggcagcagcagtggtggctGACCTATCAGAGACAACCTTTAACACACCAGATGGAGACATCAT TGTTGGTGGAGAGATCCAGTCTTTAGCCTGGGACCCGAGAGGAGAGAGGCTTGCAGTGCTTCTTAAAG GCGATCCACAAGCAGCAGCCCGACCTGCAATGATAGCCGTGTTCAAGACAAGAACAAAGCCCATTTTTGAGCTTTTGCCATG TGGTTTTGTTCAAGGGGAGCCTGGCTCAGAGCCAAGACTGATGCAGTTCCATCCAAACTTCCAGCACGGAGCTCTGCTCACTGTG TGTTGGTCCACTGGAAAAATTACCCATGTGCCTTTCTACTTCCTGAGCGCCGGCGTCCCCCATTTAGGCCTTGATGGCAGTCCATCACTGCAGCGCCCTCAAGAAAGACCTGCTGACTTTGCCAATCAGTCGCTCTTCACAGAGTTTATGTCTTGA